The Colletotrichum higginsianum IMI 349063 chromosome 2, whole genome shotgun sequence genome has a segment encoding these proteins:
- a CDS encoding Amidohydrolase: MAAQVTTAAAGAGDLFVNGRIFLHNADTGLETQPSFAEAMFVADGIIQEIGTAEDLQAKHSSSSSSSGPRHVTTHDLQGRTVLPGFIDGHVHLLLLGQSLRKLSLEHCASLEDIRAAIKEYAAANPDVPRIMCKLWMHSMTPDGVDKTMLDDIDPRPIFIDTKDLHSTWCNTAGINELGIEHTPDPSGGKIHRDADGKPTGLLSEAAVLTIVWPHLAQVAPKRDRMDAIRAAVETYNASGYTGLIEMAMDEPAWDAVCSLRAEEPNLPMRIHAYWLIRPSESEEERLRQVDRAIELHTELNKTTSPDLRITGIKIITDGIIDACTAHLSEPYAEAGSPPPFWTPEQLGPVVRRADAAGLQIALHAIGDAAIKNAVNALADNATPGRRHRLEHIEMASPEDAKHLGELGLTASVQPVHADPAILRAWPRLLGAHRCERAFAYREFADHGALLALGSDSPTAPWAPLQNAYVATTRRSAREPAYDVVVNEHFRLGVCEALTAAAFGTAKSVFAEDRVGSLQAGKRADFVVAEMDWTPQGLLKGEIKATWFDGRRVWASSDVY, encoded by the coding sequence ATGGCAGCACAGGTCACcacggccgcggccggcgccggcgacctctTCGTCAACGGGCGCATCTTTCTCCACAACGCCGACACCGGCCTCGAGACGCAACCGTCTTTTGCCGAGGCCATGTTTGTCGCAGACGGCATCATCCAGGAAATCGGCACCGCGGAAGACCTCCAGGCGAAGCactcatcatcgtcgtcatcatcgggGCCGCGGCACGTCACTACACACGACCTGCAGGGCCGAACGGTTCTGCCGGGCTTCATCGACGGACATGTCCAtctgctgctcctcggccagTCGCTGCGCAAGCTGAGTCTCGAGCACTGCGCGTCCCTCGAGGACATccgcgccgccatcaaggagTACGCCGCTGCGAACCCGGACGTCCCGCGCATTATGTGCAAACTGTGGATGCACTCCATGACCCCGGACGGCGTCGATAAGACCATGCTCGATGACATCGACCCGCGGCCCATCTTCATCGACACCAAGGACCTTCACTCAACTTGGTGCAACACAGCCGGCATCAACGAGCTCGGCATCGAGCACACACCCGACCCGTCGGGCGGCAAGATCcaccgcgacgccgacggcaagccaACAGGCCTGCTCAGCGAAGCCGCCGTGCTTACCATCGTGTGGCCCCATCTGGCCCAGGTGGCGCCCAAGAGAGACCGCATGGACGCCATCagggccgccgtcgagacgTACAACGCGTCCGGGTACACGGGGCTGATCGAGATGGCCATGGACGAGCCGGCCTGGGACGCCGTTTGCTCGCTGCGCGCCGAGGAACCCAACCTTCCCATGCGCATCCACGCCTACTGGCTCATCCGGCCGTCCGAGTCCGAAGAGGAGCGCCTCCGGCAGGTCGACCGCGCCATCGAGCTGCACACGGAGCTGAACAAGACGACTTCGCCCGACCTACGCATCACGGGCATCAAGATCATCACCGACGGCATCATCGACGCCTGCACAGCCCACTTGTCGGAGCCctacgccgaggccggctcGCCGCCCCCCTTCTGGACCCCCGAGCAGCTCGGTCCCGTCGTGCGGAGGGCCGACGCGGCCGGCCTGCAGATCGCGCTGCACGCCATCGGCGACGCGGCCATCAAGAACGCCGTGAATGCCCTTGCGGACAACGCCacgcccggccgccgccaccgcctcgaGCACATCGAGATGGCGTCGCCCGAGGACGCCAAgcacctcggcgagctgggccTGACGGCCTCGGTCCAGCCCGTCCACGCGGACCCGGCCATCCTGCGCGCCTGGCCGCGGCTCCTCGGCGCGCACCGCTGCGAGCGCGCCTTCGCCTACCGCGAATTCGCCGACCACGGCGCgctcctggccctcggcaGCGACAGCCCGACGGCACCCTGGGCGCCCCTGCAGAACGCCTACgtggcgacgacgcggcggTCGGCGAGGGAGCCCGCCTACGACGTCGTGGTCAACGAGCACTTCAGGCTGGGCGTGTGCGAGGCACTGACGGCCGCCGCATTCGGAACGGCCAAGAGCGTGTTCGCTGAAGACCGCGTCGGGTCCCTGCAGGCCGGCAAGCGCGCGGACTTTGTCGTAGCCGAGATGGACTGGACGCCGCAGGGTCTCTTGAAGGGCGAGATCAAGGCCACCTGGTTCGATGGGAGGAGGGTCTGGGCGTCTTCCGATGTCTACTAG
- a CDS encoding Small s protein: MDPVSAFSLAVNVLSVVDFCKTFLEILEQVKDAGSSSATRDIVDINSSLKASTAKLTPELFAEGENEAARTLSAAFKNLVQECQTLSDELIHLAEDLSVASASKLVSKVKVTTRTMWSHGKIQEKKTRLEAIRQQLLFDIVVPMAAREKTQTGPCKNVSMLFKKSTLLCRLCRPSDTLRLSLF, from the exons ATGGACCCAGTATCGGCCTTCAGCCTCGCGGTCAATGTCTTGTCTGTCGTCGACTTCTGCAAGACCTTTCTCGAAATTCTGGAGCAAGTCAAGGATGCTGgttcctcgtccgccacACGAGACATTGTCGACATCAACAGCAGCTTGAAGGCATCTACCGCCAAACTTACGCCGGAATTGTTCGCCGAAGGCGAAAATGAGGCGGCACGTACTCTCTCAGCA GCTTTCAAGAACCTTGTCCAAGAGTGCCAGACCTTGTCAGACGAATTGATACATCTCGCAGAAGACCTTTCTGTGGCGAGTGCGAGCAAGCTCGTATCGAAGGTCAAGGTCACAACTCGCACGATGTGGAGTCATGGCAAGATTCAGGAGAAGAAAACCCGACTGGAAGCGATTCGCCAACAGCTTTTGTTTGACATTGTCGTCCCCATGGCCGCGAGA GAGAAGACGCAAACAGGGCCATGCAAAAACGTCTCCATGCTTTTCAAGAAGAGCACGCTGCTGTGCAGGCTGTGCAGGCCGAGCGACACGTTGAGATTGTCTCTATTCTGA
- a CDS encoding Cutinase has protein sequence MHHHFSLSALAALVPLAAFAQGQQPCSTVNIILARGSLEAQGVGLLGNIAKNASTQIPGSIVTPLEYPAQLDPYPPSVAAGVTNMTALLNQQAQQCPGTKLVLMGYSQGAQVSLDTLCGTSDGPNFNTTVAQAPMVGSKNNVVAAVVLFGDPTFVAAQPFVRGTSKKNGIFPRQDFSQCQGLTSRFASFCDESDLFCASGQNLTVHLGYFQNQQYIAMASSFIVENTR, from the exons ATGCATCACCACTTCAGCCTCTCGGCACTCGCCGCTCTCGTCCCGTTGGCGGCCTTCGCCCAGGGCCAGCAGCCATGCTCGACCGTCAACATCATCCTCGCCCGTGGTAGCCTCGAGGCGCAGGGGGTCGGGCTGCTGGGCAACATCGCAAAAAACGCGTCGACCCAGATCCCCGGGTCCATCGTGACGCCGCTCGAGTACCCGGCCCAGCTCGACCCGTACCCTCCCTCAGTAGCGGCTGGCGTGACCAACATGACGGCGCTCCTGAACCAGCAGGCGCAGCAATGTCCCGGGACGAAattggtgttgatgggatATTCTCAG GGTGCGCAAGTGTCTCTTGACACCCTCTGTGGCACTTCGGATGGCCCCAACTTCAACACCACAGTGGCGCAGGCCCCAATGGTCGGTAGCAAGA ACAACGtagtcgccgccgttgtccTGTTTGGCGACCCGACgttcgtcgccgcccagcccTTTGTCAGGGGCACCAGCAAAAAGAACGGC ATCTTCCCCCGCCAGGATTTCTCGCAATGCCAGGGCCTCACTAGCAGGTTCGCGTCCTTCTGTGACGAGTCGGATCTCTTCTGCGCCTCGGGCCAGAACCTGACGGTCCACCTCGGTTACTTCCAGAACCAGCAGTACATTGccatggcgtcgtcgttTATCGTCGAGAACACGCGGTAG
- a CDS encoding Tat pathway signal sequence: protein MDCDADTLRVAKIEPKDEAQSPHPQHERPSSVSLQEPKSEPDEKIMPASSDDEDSASTSPPPHKAFSYRNKMKNMKDPETWETFTQQVLPLLDELEPECRKMASSRKLQPAVRKAACHWLQQIRDLRERAERSNQTIVGVLGNTGDGKSSTINALLDEENLLPTNCMRACTAVATELSYNHEDDEENPYRAEVEFISRDEWSREVSVLLRDLVADEDMKMDDMDPNSDAARALAKILAVYPSLDTRTLTESSSAQLVEHPNVRELLGTTKTVKAPSASEIREQVEPYVDSNDKDDDTAAYWPLVKVVRIFTKARVLSNGVTIVDLPGHQDWDAARAAVASQYMKACSGIWIVAPINRAVDNKTAKDLMSNSIRRQLKLDGAYSALTIICSKTDDITINSAMESLKGKLCKETMQAWKDALACERRIKALEKELLALRKRRSATQALGSAGSRKRRAKRARTEAPSKSRATAVSHEPADEDAGTEASASKFDEKEQELYDWKLEKKELMDQVHAQCIQRRNELSREAVKRHLAKSFRDLDRQDAAGYEAQTDGEPRDYEDMSRQTPVFCTSSHVYQQMRGLLMTDNDLTPGFETEDDTEIPQLQDHAQKLTEELRVAKQKEVLSGICQILNSVAIWAQDASKSTVTIDSATLTTSLQMFEANLKADGQSCIDRLDMEAQTKLYDGLTRLTSTATTQAGIIANKWQSINGGTFKAICRRGGVFKHHDFNEQLLEPILNGISATWDKFFQFNIASVLDGFSVAATGRLTAFHEGIVEQLGDHDFGELQASVQLDQQLKLHKERILRLAAQSRADIDQAQKDASRAFSPAVEEVMMPGYQRCAVEKGKGMVKRMRAMIQEHIRKNKVQMFRSAVKNVRHSLEQGTKLVDDNMTEQIKTIAATMTDDYMLALAERQKSAHLHEAKFKKEVMEVLETAANHFN from the exons ATGGATTGCGACGCAGATACTCTACGAGTGGCCAAGATAGAGCCGAAAGATGAGGCTCAATCGCCTCATCCCCAACACGAGCGGCCGTCATCTGTCTCCCTTCAGGAGCCCAAAAGCGAGCCCGATGAAAAGATTATGCCAGCTTCttccgatgacgaggatTCCGCTAGTACCTCACCACCCCCACACAAGGCGTTTTCGTATCGCAACAAGATGAAGAATATGAAGGACCCTGAGACCTGGGAAACCTTCACCCAGCAGGTCCTGCCGTTGCTTGATGAACTCGAGCCTGAATGCAGGAAAATGGCCTCCTCCCGGAAGCTCCAACCAGCGGTAAGAAAAGCCGCATGTCATTGGTTGCAACAGATCCGCGACCTCCGTGAGCGAGCGGAGCGTTCAAACCAGACTATCGTCGGCGTTCTTGGGAACACCGGTGACGGAAAGAGCTCCACCATCAATGCTctgctggacgaggagaa CTTGCTTCCTACGAACTGCATGCGTGCCTGCACAGCCGTCGCCACCGAGCTGTCGTATAACCatgaagatgacgaagaaAACCCATACCGAGCAGAAGTGGAGTTCATCTCCCGTGACGAGTGGTCGCGCGAAGTGAGTGTTCTTCTCAGAGACCTTGTTGCGGACGAGGACATGAAAATGGACGACATGGACCCCAATAGCGATGCTGCGAGGGCTCTTGCAAAGATTCTCGCGGTGTATCCCTCACTGGACACTCGCACGCTGACCGAGAGCAGCTCTGCTCAACTCGTCGAACATCCAAACGTGCGAGAGCTTCTGGGAACGACCAAAACCGTGAAGGCCCCCTCTGCTTCGGAAATCCGAGAACAAGTCGAGCCTTACGTCGACTCCAATGACAAGGATGATGACACGGCGGCTTACTGGCCCTTGGTCAAAGTTGTCAGGATCTTCACCAAGGCTCGCGTTCTTTCGAATGGCGTCACAATTGTCGATCTG CCTGGCCACCAGGATTGGGATGCAGCCCGAGCCGCAGTTGCCTCCCAGTACATGAAGGCTTGCTCAGGCATCTGGATCGTGGCGCCCATCAACAGAGCCGTCGATAACAAGACTGCAAAAGATCTCATGAGCAACTCTATTAGGCGCCAACTCAAGCTCGATGGAGCATACTCGGCCCTGACCATCATCTGTTCGAAGACGGATGATATCACCATCAACTCGGCCATGGAAAGCTTGAAAGGCAAGCTTTGTAAGGAAACCATGCAAGCATGGAAGGACGCTCTTGCATGTGAGCGACGCATCAAGGCTTTAGAGAAGGAGCTTTTGGCACTTCGGAAGCGTCGCAGTGCGACTCAGGCACTCGGTTCGGCCGGCTCCCGCAAGAGACGGGCGAAAAGAGCAAGGACGGAGGCTCCCAGCAAGTCTCGTGCCACTGCTGTCTCGCATGAACCCGCTGACGAGGATGCCGGTACTGAAGCAAGCGCGTCGAAGTTTGATGAGAAGGAACAGGAACTGTACGATTGGAAGCTGGAAAAGAAAGAGCTGATGGATCAAGTCCATGCGCAGTGCATCCAGAGACGGAACGAGCTTTCCAGAGAAGCTGTCAAGCGACACCTTGCCAAAAGCTTCAGAGA CCTTGACCGCCAAGATGCAGCAGGCTACGAAGCCCAAACCGACGGAGAGCCGCGTGATTACGAGGACATGTCCCGCCAGACTCCCGTGTTCTGTACCAGTAGTCACGTCTACCAGCAGATGCGAGGCCTTCTCATGACCGACAACGACTTGACGCCCGGCTTCGAGACGGAGGACGACACCGAGATCCCCCAGCTCCAGGATCATGCTCAGAAGCTAACCGAGGAGCTGCGTGTTGCTAAGCAGAAAGAAGTGCTGAGCGGCATCTGCCAAATTTTAAACTCGGTTGCGATCTGGGCACAGGATGCTTCGAAATCGACTGTCACCATTGACTCGGCaaccttgacgacgtcgttgCAAATGTTCGAGGCA AATCTCAAGGCTGACGGTCAAAGCTGTATCGACAGGCTGGACATGGAAGCGCAAACCAAACTCTATGACGGGCTGACTCGATTGACCAGCACCGCTACTACGCAGGCGGGAATCATTGCCAACAAATGGCAGAGCATCAACGGAGGTACCTTCAAGGCAATCTGCCGCCGCGGTGGAGTGTTCAAGCATCACGACTTCAACGAGCAACTTCTCGAGCCCATCTTGAACGGCATTTCTGCTACTTGGGACAAGTTTTTCCAGTTCAACATCGCCAGTGTGCTCGACGGCTTTTCAGTTGCGGCTACCGGAAGACTGACTGCGTTCCAcgagggcatcgtcgagcagctcggcgaccATGACTTCGGGGAGCTACAAGCTTCGGTGCAGCTTGATCAGCAGCTGAAGCTCCACAAAGAGCGCATCCTGCGGCTTGCCGCGCAGAGTCGGGCGGACATTGACCAAGCCCAGAAGGACGCCAGCCGCGCCTTCAGCCCGGCTGTGGAGGAAGTCATGATGCCCGGCTATCAGCGCTGCGCTGTCGAGAAAG GAAAGGGGATGGTAAAACGGATGCGGGCCATGATTCAGGAACACATCCGCAAGAACAAGGTCCAGATGTTTCGCAGCGCGGTGAAGAACGTCAGGCACAGCCTCGAGCAGGGGACGAAGCTGGTCGACGATAACATGACGGAGCAGATCAAGACCATCGCCGCAACAATGACGGACGACTACATgctcgccctggccgagagACAGAAGTCTGCCCATCTTCACGAAGCCAAGTTCAAGAAGGAAGTCATGGAGGTATTGGAAACGGCCGCAAACCATTTCAACTGA
- a CDS encoding Major facilitator superfamily transporter — MASQAPATNQTGGRTADVIEPVQETQPTPANPLQEKAAQFLAAHGGGDTTFTYEEEKAVLKRINLRVLPLILGAYFFQQLDKSSLSYVSIFGFQEDANLHGRQYSWLGSILYIAQLVWQPAAAFILVKLPNGKVIAAAIFLWGSSLAIMTACTNFGALLGLRFLLGTFEAMIAPSCLAVTTTWWRRSEQTLVTSSWNAMNGVTFIVGSLFTYGLGHIESDKLFKYQIIFLFCGLLTVTYSIVVLVFMPDSPMSAKYLTEREKVIAVERLRANQMGIQSGIWRWDHVWETFMDLKTWCWFVLVVAISIASGGISTFGNLIVKSFGYNSFQTILFNIPFGVIQIVAIMGSGWIATRTQRKGLVIAGIAVIPAIGTILMLTIPRQHKGVLLFGYYLVSTLAAITPLIYTWQAQNTAGDTKKKTTSAVVFIGMCTGNIIGPLLYSVDDAPVYRPGLISNLVMFILVAFMGALIPLYLKYLNVQHAKRREALGKSTQIVDESMMRNKDVQDSKAVELEEDPQRHQHRTIEEDHGLQDMTDLKNEDFIFVY, encoded by the exons ATGGCCTCCCAAGCCCCGGCAACGAACCAGACCGGCGGCCGTACTGCCGATGTCATAGAGCCTGTCCAGGAGACACAGCCAACGCCCGCCAACCCGTTGCAAGAGAAGGCGGCCCAGTTCCTGGCGGCACATGGAGGCGGGGATACCACTTTCACCtacgaagaggagaaggccgtccTAAAGCGGATCAACCTCCGCGTTCTCCCTTTGATTCTAGGAGCTTATTTCTTCCAGCAGCTCGACAAGAGTTCTCTCAG CTATGTGTCCATCTTCGGCTTCCAAGAAGACGCGAACCTCCACGGCCGGCAATACAGCTGGCTCGGCTCCATCCTCTACATCGCCCAGCTCGTCTggcagcccgccgccgccttcatcCTCGTGAAGCTCCCCAATGGCaaggtcatcgccgccgccatcttcctgTGGGGATCCTCGCTGGCCATCATGACCGCCTGCACCAACTtcggcgccctcctcggcctccgctTCCTGCTCGGCACCTTTGAGGCCATGATCGCGCCGTCGTGCCTGgccgtgacgacgacgtggtgGAGGCGGAGCGAGCAGACGCTGGTGACCAGTTCGTGGAACGCCATGAACGGCGTGaccttcatcgtcggcagTTTGTTCACATACGGCCTTGGTCACATCGAGAGCGACAAGCTGTTCAAGTACCAGATCATTTTCTT GTTCTGCGGACTGCTAACAGTGACATACTCGATCGTCGTCCTCGTGTTCATGCCTGACTCGCCCATGTCAGCCAAATACCTTACGGAACGGGAAAaggtcatcgccgtcgagcgaCTCCGGGCCAACCAGATGGGCATCCAGTCCGGTATCTGGCGCTGGGATCACGTCTGGGAGACCTTCATGGACCTGAAGACGTGGTGCTGGTTCGTCCTAGTCGTCGCCATCTC CATCGCCAGCGGCGGTATCTCAACGTTCGGCAACCTGATCGTCAAGTCGTTCGGGTACAACAGCTTCCAGACGATCTTATTCAACATCCCCTTTGGCGTCATCCAGATCGTTGCCATCATGGGCAGCGGCTGGATCGCCACACGAACGCAGCGGAAGGGCCTGGTCATTGCTGGGATTGCCGTCATTCCCGCCATTGGCACCATCCTCATGCTCACCATTCCACGCCAGCACAAGGGCGTCTTGCTGTTCGGATACTACTTG GTTTCAACCCTCGCGGCCATCACCCCTCTGATCTATACCTGGCAAGCACAGAATACCGCTGGCgacaccaagaagaagaccacGTCGGCTGTTGTTTTCATTGGCATGTGCACCGGCAACATCATTGGTCCGTTGCTTTACTCCGTCGATGACGCTCCGGTCTACCGCCCCGGCTTGATTTCAAACCTCGTCATGTTCATCCTCGTAGCCTTTATGGGAGC CCTTATACCTCTTTACCTCAAATACCTTAATGTCCAGCACGCCAAGCGccgcgaggccctcggcaAGAGCACGCAGATCGTGGACGAGTCCATGATGCGCAACAAGGACGTACAGGATAGCAAGGCGGtggagttggaggaggatcCTCAGCGACACCAGCACAGAACCATCGAGGAAGACCATGGCCTGCAGGACATGACCGACCTCAAGAACGAGGATTTCATCTTTGTGTACTAG
- a CDS encoding Oxidoreductase — MGETGQKKRYAIVGTGGRSGFFYTAIAQDYSSTSVIVGLCDTNQTRMNYANSRLKELGHGEVPTFLAADFDQMIKETKPDEVIVTTIDRTHNIYIVRAMELGCNVVTEKPMTIDAPRCRDIFSAVERTGQKVRVTFNYRYAPHNTKIFEIIKSGAIGTVTSVHFEWMLNENHGADYFRRWHRDKRNSGGLLVHKSTHHFDLVNFWLQTRPQTVYAQGDLKFYGRENAEKRGVTKFYTRAHGSEAARDDPFALHLDSNPQLKSMYLDAEHEDSYHRDQSVFGDGISIEDTMNLLIRYRNGAVMTYSLTAYAPWEGFRVNFNGTGGRLEVEVVEKSYVNSGGSQALEGAIEKRTMLLRPLFGPPQEIDLGEAKGAHGGGDLVLLRDLFGEPVSDEYMRAASHVDGAASILTGIAANRSLATGQAVNVDDILVVPEK; from the coding sequence ATGGGTGAGACGGGACAGAAGAAGCGCTATgccatcgtcggcaccggcggccgGTCGGGCTTCTTTTACACTGCCATCGCGCAGGACTACAGCAGCACCTcggtcatcgtcggcctctGCGACACGAACCAGACGCGCATGAACTACGCCAACTCGAGgctcaaggagctcggccACGGCGAAGTCCCGACCTTCCTCGCTGCCGACTTCGATCAGATGATCAAGGAGACGAAGCCGGACGAGGTCATCGTCACGACGATCGACCGCACGCACAACATCTACATCGTCCGCGCCATGGAGCTCGGCTGCAACGTCGTGACCGAGAAGCCCATGACGATCGACGCGCCGCGGTGCCGCGACATCTTCTCGGCGGTCGAGCGGACGGGGCAAAAGGTGCGGGTGACGTTCAACTACCGCTACGCGCCGCACAACACCAAGATCTTTGAGATCATCAAGTCGggcgccatcggcaccgTCACGAGCGTGCACTTTGAGTGGATGCTCAACGAGAACCACGGCGCCGACTACTTCCGGCGCTGGCACCGTGACAAGCGCAACTcgggcggcctcctcgtgCACAAGTCGACGCACCacttcgacctcgtcaacTTCTGGCTGCAGACACGGCCGCAGACGGTCTACGCGCAGGGCGACCTCAAGTTCTACGGGCGCGAGAACGCCGAGAAGAGGGGCGTGACCAAATTCTACACGCGCGCGCACGGCAGCGAGGCGGCCCGCGACGACCCCTTTGCGCTGCACCTCGACTCGAACCCGCAGCTGAAATCCATgtacctcgacgccgagcacgAGGACAGCTACCACCGCGACCAGAGCGTgttcggcgacggcatcagCATCGAGGACACGATGAACCTGCTGATCCGGTAccgcaacggcgccgtcatgACGTACTCGCTGACGGCCTACGCGCCGTGGGAGGGGTTCCGCGTCAACTTCAACGGCACGGGGGGCcggctcgaggtcgaggtcgtggAGAAGAGCTACGTCAACTCGGGCGGCAGCCAggcgctcgagggcgccatcgagaagaGGACGATGCTGCTGCGCCCGCTGTTCGGCCCGCCGCAGGAgatcgacctcggcgaggccaagggcgcccacggcggcggcgacctcgtgCTGCTGAGGGACCTGTTCGGCGAGCCCGTCTCGGACGAGTACATGCGCGCCGCCAgccacgtcgacggcgcggcctCCATCCTGACGGGCATCGCGGCCAACAGGTCGCTGGCCACGGGACAGGCGGTCAACGTGGATGACATTCTTGTTGTGCCGGAGAAATGA